The following proteins are co-located in the Marinomonas profundi genome:
- a CDS encoding asparaginase, with protein MSAQVLVLYTGGTIGMVQTEQGLAPASGLQERIEMALGMSTTTLPSFEVLEISPLIDSANITPKHWTKLVSILATHWQDYDGFVILHGTDTMAYTASALSFMLGACAKNIILTGSQIPLGMSRSDATSNLQAALSLAVFHRIADVSLVFDGKLMRGNRIQKISSGRFKAFHTPNDDLLGELAIGMQLYPNRMIQSEADNPDTSLENNIISFKEGAVGVITLHPSQPVAIYQSLLDDDNCKAIVLLTYGAGNVPDQNPAFLAFLTEAMLRKKNIVNLTQCLHGGVSQGAYATGSILSSMNVLSGRDMTLEAAFCKLHWLLALGESYYGILEKWNTNYYGEFTLQ; from the coding sequence ATGAGCGCACAAGTACTCGTTTTATACACAGGCGGCACCATCGGCATGGTTCAAACCGAACAGGGCTTAGCCCCTGCTTCTGGCTTACAAGAACGCATAGAAATGGCGTTGGGAATGAGCACCACAACATTGCCCTCTTTTGAAGTGCTGGAAATTTCGCCGCTGATTGATAGCGCCAATATTACGCCAAAACATTGGACGAAACTGGTGTCTATTCTGGCGACCCATTGGCAAGATTATGATGGCTTTGTCATTCTGCATGGCACAGACACCATGGCGTATACCGCTTCCGCTTTGTCTTTTATGCTCGGTGCGTGCGCAAAAAATATCATTCTAACCGGCTCACAAATTCCATTAGGCATGAGTCGCAGTGATGCCACGTCAAATCTGCAAGCGGCGTTGTCATTGGCGGTTTTCCATAGAATTGCGGATGTCAGCCTTGTTTTTGATGGCAAGCTCATGCGCGGCAATCGCATCCAAAAGATTAGCAGTGGCCGGTTTAAAGCCTTCCATACACCCAATGATGATTTGTTAGGGGAGCTTGCCATAGGCATGCAGCTTTACCCAAACCGCATGATTCAAAGCGAAGCTGACAATCCAGACACATCACTTGAAAACAACATTATCAGCTTTAAAGAAGGCGCCGTGGGTGTGATTACCCTACACCCTAGTCAGCCCGTTGCAATCTATCAAAGCTTATTAGACGACGATAACTGCAAAGCCATCGTGCTGTTAACCTATGGGGCTGGCAATGTGCCGGATCAAAACCCAGCGTTTTTAGCCTTTTTAACCGAAGCCATGTTGCGCAAGAAAAACATCGTTAATTTGACCCAATGCCTCCACGGTGGCGTATCCCAAGGCGCCTATGCGACGGGTTCTATCTTATCGTCAATGAATGTTTTAAGTGGCAGAGACATGACCCTTGAAGCCGCCTTCTGCAAACTCCATTGGCTGCTTGCTTTAGGGGAAAGTTATTATGGCATTCTAGAAAAGTGGAATACCAATTATTATGGTGAATTTACGCTTCAATAA
- a CDS encoding aspartate ammonia-lyase, with translation MNTRSEYDLLGNMDVPADALYGIQTLRAAQNFSITGVPISHFPELIKALAMVKAAAARTNQEMTLLSTEKADAIVYACQDLIQGQYHDQFIVDVIQGGAGTSTNMNANEVIANIALMKLGHEKGEYKYLHPNDDVNRSQSTNDAYPTAACLSIQFAADNFVPSLASLKEALEAKAREFAHIVKMGRTQLQDAVPMTLGQEFDAFAVTLGEDIDRISEACALLCEVNLGGTAIGTGINTPEGYAKRVVEKLATISTKPLVPASNLVEATSDMGAFVFFSGILKRLAIKLSKMSNDLRLLSSGPRTGLGEINLPAMQPGSSIMPGKVNPVIPEAMNQTAYQVIASDLAVTLAAEAGQLQLNAMEPMIIYNVLNSLKMLKEACQMLETRCIRGITANEAVCAGHVENSIGIITALVPHIGYANASRIANTALHTGNTVKALVIEEKLLTEEQVNILLSPQSMLSPSKVVI, from the coding sequence ATGAATACTCGCTCTGAATACGATTTACTTGGCAATATGGACGTTCCCGCTGACGCATTGTACGGTATACAAACATTGCGTGCGGCTCAGAACTTTTCCATTACTGGCGTTCCGATTTCACACTTTCCTGAATTAATCAAAGCCTTGGCAATGGTAAAAGCGGCCGCCGCTCGCACCAACCAAGAAATGACATTATTATCGACCGAAAAAGCCGATGCCATTGTCTATGCCTGCCAAGATTTGATCCAAGGTCAATATCACGATCAATTCATTGTCGATGTGATTCAAGGCGGTGCTGGCACTTCCACCAACATGAACGCCAACGAAGTCATTGCCAACATTGCGTTAATGAAATTAGGCCATGAAAAAGGCGAGTACAAATACCTACACCCAAACGACGACGTAAACCGCTCGCAATCCACTAACGACGCTTACCCAACAGCGGCATGTTTGAGCATTCAGTTTGCCGCCGATAACTTTGTCCCCAGCCTGGCATCACTAAAAGAAGCCTTAGAAGCCAAAGCCCGTGAATTCGCGCACATTGTAAAAATGGGCCGCACCCAACTTCAAGACGCCGTTCCCATGACACTGGGCCAAGAGTTTGATGCCTTTGCCGTTACCCTTGGCGAAGACATTGATCGCATCAGTGAAGCGTGCGCTTTACTGTGTGAAGTTAACCTTGGCGGTACCGCAATTGGCACAGGCATTAACACCCCAGAAGGTTACGCCAAACGGGTGGTAGAAAAATTAGCGACTATATCAACAAAACCACTGGTACCTGCCAGCAACCTAGTTGAAGCCACGTCCGACATGGGTGCGTTTGTCTTTTTCTCCGGTATTTTGAAACGCCTTGCGATTAAGCTGAGCAAGATGAGCAACGACTTGCGCTTGCTATCAAGCGGGCCTCGCACAGGTTTAGGTGAAATCAATTTACCAGCGATGCAACCCGGCTCCTCCATTATGCCGGGCAAGGTAAACCCAGTGATTCCAGAAGCGATGAACCAAACTGCCTATCAAGTCATTGCCTCAGATCTTGCGGTAACATTGGCCGCTGAAGCGGGTCAATTGCAGTTGAACGCCATGGAGCCCATGATCATTTATAACGTATTAAATTCGTTAAAAATGCTCAAAGAAGCCTGCCAAATGCTGGAAACGCGCTGCATACGTGGCATCACCGCCAATGAAGCCGTGTGCGCGGGTCACGTTGAAAACAGCATCGGCATTATTACTGCGCTGGTTCCACATATCGGTTACGCCAACGCCTCTCGCATTGCCAACACTGCCCTGCACACTGGCAATACCGTGAAGGCTTTGGTGATTGAAGAAAAACTACTCACCGAAGAACAGGTCAATATTTTGTTAAGCCCACAATCCATGCTGTCTCCTAGCAAGGTGGTCATATGA
- a CDS encoding helix-turn-helix domain-containing protein — translation MGKNVAVNLRLLCSYYKSVAEVCRRLNINRAQFNRYLNGTTLPSSSTQRRIGEFFGVEPEEMSLPHAQFVKLVQARPIRQSEEVKSLTPEQQHFNQLNQSGQQGLAKYGGYYFEYYLSMACPGQILRTLVHIESQGDKTYYQRTERLNPRNAKKSFHGVYNGIVQLLSDRLFLIDYERQTHVEMTQTILYPSFQNRVERLTGLRLGVSGSGERAPCCARVVYEYLGSNINKKRAVAQCGLYDIDSEQLDEGICQSIKNDMKEGDWHFRARF, via the coding sequence ATGGGAAAAAACGTTGCGGTTAACTTGCGGTTATTGTGCAGTTACTACAAATCCGTGGCAGAAGTATGCCGCCGATTAAACATCAACCGAGCGCAATTCAATCGTTATCTTAATGGAACGACACTGCCGAGCAGTAGCACGCAACGCCGTATTGGCGAGTTTTTTGGTGTCGAGCCAGAAGAAATGTCGTTGCCGCATGCGCAATTTGTTAAGTTGGTGCAGGCGCGTCCCATTCGTCAGAGCGAGGAAGTGAAAAGCCTGACGCCTGAGCAGCAGCACTTCAATCAGTTGAATCAATCGGGCCAGCAAGGCTTGGCAAAATACGGCGGGTATTACTTTGAGTATTATCTTTCCATGGCGTGCCCTGGGCAGATTTTACGCACCTTGGTACATATCGAATCCCAAGGCGACAAAACCTATTATCAGCGCACGGAGCGGCTGAATCCACGTAACGCAAAAAAGTCTTTTCATGGGGTTTACAATGGCATAGTGCAGCTGTTGTCGGATCGATTGTTTTTGATTGATTATGAACGTCAGACGCACGTAGAAATGACGCAGACCATTCTTTATCCTTCCTTTCAAAACCGTGTTGAACGATTAACGGGCTTGCGCCTTGGTGTCTCGGGAAGCGGTGAAAGAGCGCCTTGCTGTGCGCGGGTGGTGTATGAATATTTAGGTTCGAATATCAATAAGAAACGCGCGGTTGCTCAGTGCGGCTTGTATGATATCGACAGTGAACAGCTAGATGAGGGTATTTGCCAGTCAATCAAAAATGATATGAAAGAAGGTGACTGGCACTTTCGAGCAAGATTTTAA
- a CDS encoding DUF2986 domain-containing protein → MNRRKKIKDIYDKRMKQANLKVNPKKAKPKYISKAERAKMEAEAAANPNTDIETEATQTSATENA, encoded by the coding sequence ATGAATCGCCGCAAAAAAATCAAAGACATATACGACAAGCGTATGAAGCAAGCCAACTTGAAAGTGAACCCTAAAAAAGCCAAGCCTAAATACATTTCCAAAGCAGAGCGCGCGAAAATGGAAGCGGAAGCAGCGGCCAATCCAAACACGGATATTGAGACAGAAGCGACTCAAACAAGCGCAACAGAAAACGCTTAA
- the queA gene encoding tRNA preQ1(34) S-adenosylmethionine ribosyltransferase-isomerase QueA, with the protein MLVSDYHFDLPDSLIANYPMPDRTASRLLHLDGPSGEVIHRQFPDLLDLVQSGDLMVFNNTRVIPARVFGQKESGGKVEILVERVINSNEALAHIRASKSPKENSKLILGQDKGELIEATMIGRSGALFHLVFNESVLDVLSRVGHMPLPPYIERPDEDSDQERYQTVYNQKPGAVAAPTAGLHFDEVLLEKLKAKGVDIAFVTLHVGAGTFQPMKVENVKDHIMHAEYVEVDPDVVEQVKAAKARGGRVIAVGTTSVRSLESASQNGEIAPMQGDTSIFIYPGYEFKTVDALVTNFHLPESTLIMLISAFAGYDHVMAAYKKAVEQQYRFFSYGDAMFITRNAQAKGPQGEE; encoded by the coding sequence ATGCTTGTTTCTGATTATCACTTTGATTTACCTGATTCATTGATTGCCAATTATCCTATGCCTGATAGAACCGCCAGTCGCTTGCTGCATCTTGATGGGCCGAGCGGTGAGGTGATTCATCGTCAATTTCCTGACCTGTTGGACTTGGTTCAATCCGGTGATTTGATGGTGTTTAACAACACTCGCGTGATTCCTGCGCGCGTGTTTGGGCAAAAAGAATCCGGCGGCAAAGTGGAGATATTGGTTGAGCGAGTCATTAATAGCAATGAAGCGCTGGCGCATATTCGGGCCAGTAAATCGCCTAAAGAAAACAGTAAGCTGATTTTGGGGCAAGACAAAGGTGAGCTGATTGAAGCGACTATGATAGGTCGTTCCGGTGCCTTGTTTCACCTAGTGTTTAATGAGTCAGTGTTGGACGTGCTATCCCGTGTTGGGCATATGCCGTTGCCGCCTTATATTGAGCGTCCTGATGAAGACAGTGATCAGGAGCGTTATCAGACGGTTTATAATCAGAAGCCTGGCGCGGTGGCAGCACCGACCGCTGGTTTGCATTTTGATGAAGTCTTGCTGGAAAAACTCAAGGCAAAAGGCGTTGATATCGCTTTTGTCACGCTGCACGTTGGTGCGGGAACCTTTCAACCAATGAAGGTTGAGAATGTTAAAGACCATATTATGCACGCGGAATACGTGGAAGTTGACCCTGATGTGGTTGAGCAGGTTAAAGCAGCCAAGGCGCGTGGCGGTCGAGTGATTGCGGTTGGCACGACCAGTGTGCGCAGTCTTGAATCGGCAAGCCAAAATGGCGAAATCGCGCCGATGCAAGGCGACACCAGTATTTTTATTTATCCCGGTTATGAATTTAAAACCGTGGATGCTTTGGTGACGAATTTTCATTTGCCAGAGTCGACGCTTATTATGTTGATCAGTGCTTTTGCGGGTTACGACCATGTGATGGCGGCGTACAAAAAAGCCGTTGAGCAACAATACCGATTTTTTAGTTATGGTGATGCCATGTTTATTACACGAAATGCGCAGGCTAAAGGCCCGCAAGGTGAGGAATAA
- the tgt gene encoding tRNA guanosine(34) transglycosylase Tgt: MDFELHTTSGKARRATLTFPRGKVETPAFMPVGTYGTVKGMLTKDIEEIGADIILGNTFHLWLRPGTEVVKAHGDLHDFTQWKKPILTDSGGFQVFSLGEMRKITEEGVSFRSPINGSKVFLSPEISMQVQRDLGSDIVMIFDECTPYPATPEVAAKSMRMSLRWAQRSKDEHGDSPSALFGIIQGSMYENLRDESLEGLVDIGFDGYAIGGLSVGEPKDEMMKVLDHTTPKMPEDKPRYLMGVGKPEDLVEGVRRGVDMFDCVMPTRNARNGHLFTSDGVVRIRNAQYRHDVGPLDKECDCYTCKNFSRSYLHHLDKCQEMVGAQLNTIHNLRYYQTLMAGLRQALDEGRFDAFVDEFYAKRGLETPALSK, from the coding sequence ATGGATTTTGAACTTCACACGACGTCAGGAAAGGCGCGTCGTGCGACCTTGACGTTTCCCCGTGGAAAGGTAGAAACGCCGGCGTTTATGCCAGTGGGTACTTACGGTACGGTGAAGGGCATGTTGACCAAAGATATCGAAGAGATTGGTGCCGATATTATTTTGGGAAATACCTTTCATCTTTGGCTGCGTCCGGGAACAGAGGTGGTGAAAGCCCATGGGGATTTGCATGATTTCACCCAGTGGAAGAAACCAATTTTAACGGATTCAGGCGGCTTCCAAGTGTTTTCGCTTGGGGAAATGCGCAAGATTACCGAAGAAGGGGTGAGTTTTCGTTCACCTATTAATGGCTCGAAAGTGTTTTTAAGCCCTGAAATATCGATGCAAGTTCAGCGTGATCTTGGCTCTGATATTGTGATGATCTTCGATGAGTGTACGCCGTATCCAGCGACCCCAGAAGTAGCGGCAAAGTCCATGCGCATGAGTTTGCGTTGGGCGCAGCGTTCAAAGGATGAGCACGGTGATAGCCCATCTGCGTTGTTTGGTATCATCCAAGGCAGTATGTACGAAAACTTGCGTGACGAGTCGTTAGAAGGGTTGGTGGATATCGGTTTTGATGGCTATGCGATTGGCGGGTTGTCAGTGGGTGAGCCGAAAGACGAAATGATGAAGGTGTTAGACCACACTACGCCAAAAATGCCGGAAGATAAGCCGCGTTATTTGATGGGCGTGGGTAAGCCCGAAGATTTGGTCGAAGGCGTTCGTCGTGGCGTTGATATGTTTGATTGTGTCATGCCAACGCGTAATGCTCGTAACGGCCATTTGTTTACATCGGATGGTGTGGTGCGCATTCGTAATGCTCAATATCGTCACGATGTGGGCCCATTGGACAAAGAATGTGATTGTTACACTTGTAAAAACTTTTCGCGGTCTTATTTACATCATTTGGATAAGTGTCAAGAAATGGTCGGGGCGCAATTAAACACCATTCATAACTTGCGATATTACCAAACGCTCATGGCGGGATTGCGTCAGGCGCTCGATGAAGGTAGATTTGACGCCTTTGTTGATGAGTTTTATGCAAAGCGTGGCTTAGAAACGCCAGCTTTGAGTAAATAA
- the yajC gene encoding preprotein translocase subunit YajC, with amino-acid sequence MIALISPAYAEGGAAADSGIFNLVLLAGFVVIFYFLMWRPQAKRAKEHKNLIASLAKGTEVVTGGGVLGKVSKVDDNYVVLEVSEGIEMKFQKSSVAAVLPKGTLKSI; translated from the coding sequence ATGATCGCATTGATCTCACCAGCTTATGCCGAAGGCGGCGCAGCAGCAGATAGCGGTATTTTTAACCTAGTATTGCTTGCTGGCTTCGTTGTCATTTTTTACTTCCTTATGTGGCGCCCACAAGCGAAACGTGCAAAAGAGCATAAAAACTTGATTGCATCGTTGGCGAAAGGCACTGAAGTAGTCACTGGCGGTGGTGTTTTAGGCAAAGTGTCTAAAGTAGATGACAATTATGTGGTACTTGAAGTGTCTGAAGGCATTGAAATGAAATTTCAAAAATCTTCTGTTGCTGCGGTATTACCTAAAGGAACGTTAAAGTCAATTTAA
- the secD gene encoding protein translocase subunit SecD — translation MLNKYPLWKYLLILLVLALGLLYAFPNLYPDDPALQLSTQKATAIVDEQSLQKVKNALSEANIDLKQAELTSAGGTLRFNSGEDQLAAKPIVAAALGDDYVTALNLVPTTPEWLSSLGAGPAKLGLDLRGGVHFLLEVDTPAALKQKLEVTSSEMKAALRSDRIRYRSVDIADGVLSIRFLQSSDLALAETLLEDDFSEYRYATRQEEGDFFLDVSFTEASKKEIEVYALQQNLTTLRNRVNELGVAEPLVQRQGSNRIVVELPGVQDTAAAKRIIGATANLEFHLEAGLDDNGADIETLTFRDGSGRTARLERDIIITGDSVSDASSSFDENGRPQVNISLDGKGGKQMSKVTRSAVGRNMGVVFIEHKSRSRFVEKDGKLEEVRRSYSEKGIISLATIQTTLGNSFRITGLDSPRESSELALLLRAGALAAPIYFVEERTIGPSLGAENIKLGVSSAQIGLLVVMLFMLVYYKVFGIFANVSLALNIILLMACMSMLGATLTLPGIAGIVLTMGMAVDANVLIFSRIREELASGMSSQQAIHSGFNRAFTTIFDANITTLLVAVILFAVGTGPVKGFAVTLSLGILTSMFTAIIVTRAQVNLVYGGRKNKKLYI, via the coding sequence ATGCTTAACAAGTACCCCTTGTGGAAGTATTTGCTAATTCTTCTTGTTTTGGCTTTGGGGCTACTTTATGCCTTCCCAAACCTTTATCCGGATGATCCAGCACTACAACTGTCTACCCAAAAAGCCACTGCTATTGTAGATGAGCAGTCATTGCAGAAAGTGAAGAATGCGCTTTCAGAAGCCAATATAGATTTAAAACAAGCAGAGTTAACCTCTGCTGGCGGTACCTTGCGCTTTAATAGTGGTGAGGACCAACTTGCTGCTAAGCCTATTGTGGCGGCAGCTCTGGGTGATGATTATGTGACGGCGCTTAATTTGGTTCCTACGACACCCGAATGGTTGTCTTCTTTGGGGGCTGGGCCGGCGAAGTTGGGTCTTGATTTACGTGGCGGTGTGCACTTTTTGTTAGAAGTCGATACACCGGCGGCCTTGAAGCAAAAGCTTGAGGTGACATCTAGTGAGATGAAGGCGGCATTGCGTAGCGATCGGATACGTTATCGCAGCGTTGATATTGCGGATGGTGTGCTTTCTATTCGTTTTTTGCAGTCGTCTGATTTAGCGCTAGCAGAAACCTTGCTAGAAGACGATTTTTCTGAATATCGCTATGCGACGCGTCAAGAAGAGGGTGACTTCTTTTTAGATGTCAGCTTCACCGAGGCGTCTAAAAAAGAAATTGAAGTCTATGCCTTGCAGCAAAACTTAACCACGTTGCGAAATCGGGTGAATGAGTTGGGTGTGGCGGAGCCTTTGGTTCAGCGTCAAGGCAGTAATCGTATTGTGGTGGAGTTGCCAGGCGTGCAAGACACGGCGGCGGCAAAACGTATTATCGGTGCCACAGCGAACTTAGAATTTCATCTAGAAGCGGGTTTGGACGACAATGGTGCAGACATAGAAACGCTGACTTTTCGTGATGGCAGTGGCCGTACCGCGCGTTTAGAGCGTGACATTATTATTACTGGCGACAGTGTTTCTGATGCGAGTTCTTCTTTTGATGAAAATGGTCGTCCACAAGTAAACATTAGTTTAGACGGCAAGGGCGGCAAGCAGATGAGCAAAGTGACTCGTTCTGCGGTCGGTCGAAACATGGGGGTGGTGTTTATCGAGCATAAGTCTCGTAGTCGCTTTGTTGAAAAAGACGGAAAACTAGAAGAAGTTCGTAGAAGTTACAGCGAAAAAGGCATTATTTCGTTGGCAACCATTCAAACAACACTAGGCAATTCATTTCGTATCACAGGGTTAGACAGTCCGCGTGAATCTTCTGAGTTGGCCTTGTTGCTGCGTGCAGGTGCGTTGGCCGCGCCAATTTACTTTGTTGAAGAACGTACTATTGGGCCTAGTTTAGGGGCGGAAAATATTAAGCTAGGCGTTAGTTCTGCGCAAATTGGCTTGCTGGTTGTGATGTTGTTCATGCTGGTTTACTACAAGGTATTTGGTATTTTTGCCAACGTTTCATTGGCGTTGAATATCATTCTTTTGATGGCGTGTATGTCTATGCTTGGGGCGACTCTGACGTTGCCGGGTATTGCTGGGATTGTGTTGACCATGGGGATGGCGGTGGACGCCAACGTGTTGATTTTCTCAAGGATTAGAGAAGAATTGGCCAGTGGTATGTCAAGTCAGCAGGCCATACATTCTGGCTTCAACCGCGCATTTACGACTATTTTTGATGCCAATATCACGACCTTGTTAGTGGCGGTGATTTTATTTGCCGTAGGCACAGGCCCTGTTAAAGGTTTCGCAGTGACCTTGTCATTGGGGATTCTTACGTCGATGTTTACGGCTATTATTGTTACCCGTGCGCAGGTTAACCTGGTGTA